One genomic window of Globicephala melas chromosome 8, mGloMel1.2, whole genome shotgun sequence includes the following:
- the LOC115841432 gene encoding LOW QUALITY PROTEIN: olfactory receptor 8C8-like (The sequence of the model RefSeq protein was modified relative to this genomic sequence to represent the inferred CDS: deleted 2 bases in 2 codons): protein MAQFILVGLTDQSQLQIPLFFLFLLNCMVTVVGNLSLINQICLNSHLHTPKYFLVFNLSFIDLCHSLVITPKLLMSFVSENIISFAGCMTLLVFLFCFFVHSECYVLTAMAYDRCVSICKPLLYTVTMSPQVSSLLMFGSYVMVFAGAMAHTGHMVQLSFCDSSITNHYMCDIFPLLQLSCSSTDASELVDSIIVSTVIIICSFIIFVSYGLILSSILHISSAQCWSKALSTCGSHIITVALFYGSGLFTHLKTFSDGSVGQGEFFSVFYTNVVPMLNLLIYSLRNKDVKLALKKTLKRVAN from the exons ATGGCTCAGTTCATCCTGGTAGGACTTACAGACCAAAGTCAACTCCAGAtacccctcttcttcctcttcttattgaACTGTATGGTCACTGTGGTAGGGAATTTGAGCTTAATTAATCAGATATGCCTGAACTCTCATCTTCACACTCCCAAGTATTTTTTGGTCTTCAACCTGTCCTTCATAGATCTCTGCCACTCCTTGGTCATTACGCCTAAACTGCTGATGAGCTTTGTGTCAGAGAACATCATCTCCTTTGCAGGGTGCATGACTctgttg gtttttcttttctgtttctttgtccaTTCTGAATGCTATGTGTTGACAGCCATGGCCTATGATCGCTGTGTGTCCATCTGTAAGCCCCTTTTGTACACAGTCACCATGTCCCCTCAGGTCTCTTCTTTGCTGATGTTTGGTTCATATGTAATGGTGTTTGCCGGTGCCATGGCCCACACAGGGCACATGGTCCAATTATCCTTTTGTGATTCCAGCATCACCAACCATTACATGTGTGAcatcttccccctcctccagctgTCCTGCAGCAGCACTGATGCCAGTGAGCTGGTGGATTCCATTATTGTGAGCACAGTTATAATAATATGTagcttcattatttttgtttcttatggTTTGATCCTCTCCAGTATCCTCCACATCTCATCAGCTCAGTGTTGGTCCAAAGccctcagtacttgtggctcccACATAATAACTGTT GCCCTCTTCTATGGTTCTGGGTTGTTTACACATCTCAAGACCTTTTCTGATGGTTCTGTGGGCCAGGGGGAGTTCTTCTCAGTATTTTATACCAATGTAGTCCCCATGTTGAACCTCCTCATCTATAGTCTAAGGAACAAGGATGTCAAACTTGCTCTGAAGAAAACCCTAAAGAGAGTTGCGAACTAA